Genomic DNA from Vreelandella subglaciescola:
GCGCGAGCAATCCCCACGCGCTGCTGTTCGCCGCCGGATAGCTCGATGGGCAGCGCACGTTCGCGGTGCAGCAGCCCGACCTTGTCCAGCGAGGCCCGCACCCGTCGCGCCACTTCGCGCGGCGACGCGCCCTGAATTTCCAGCGGCAGCGCCACGTTGTGAAATATCGAGCGGTCGAACAACAGCTGGTGATCCTGAAACACCACGCCAATCTGGCGGCGATAAAACGGCACCTGGCTTGCGTGCAACTCGGCGATGTCGTGCCCGGCAACCACCACGCGGCCACGGCTGGGGCGCTCAAGCCGCATGATCAGACGCAGCAGCGAACTCTTGCCGGCGCCGGAGTGGCCGGTCAGAAACACCATCTCGCCCCGCCCGACGCGAAAGCTCAGGTGGGACAGCGCCTCAAAGCGCCCGCCGTAACGCTTGCCGACGTTCTCGAAGGCGATCATTCGCGGCTGTCATCTTCCTGGCGGTCAAACAGCGCGCCAACAAAGTCGTTGGCGACGAAGGGGCGCAGATCATCCAGCCCCTCGCCCACGCCAATAAAGCGGATCGGCGTTTTCAGCTGCTTGGCCAACGCAAAAATCACCCCGCCCTTGGCGGTACCATCCAGCTTGGTCAGGGTAATGCCGCTGACCGGCACGGCTTCGTTAAAGGTGCTGGCCTGAGTAATCGCGTTCTGGCCGGTGCCGGCATCCAGCACCAGCATGACCTCGTGGGGCGCACTGGCGTCGAGCTTTTGTATCACCCGATGCACCTTTTTCAGCTCCTCCATCAGGTAGCCCTTGTTGTGCAGCCGGCCGGCGGTATCGGCGATCAGCACATCAACGCCGCGCGCCTTGGCGG
This window encodes:
- the ftsE gene encoding cell division ATP-binding protein FtsE translates to MIAFENVGKRYGGRFEALSHLSFRVGRGEMVFLTGHSGAGKSSLLRLIMRLERPSRGRVVVAGHDIAELHASQVPFYRRQIGVVFQDHQLLFDRSIFHNVALPLEIQGASPREVARRVRASLDKVGLLHRERALPIELSGGEQQRVGIARAVVNKPALLLADEPTGNLDPQLSADIMALFEDFNRIGTTVMIASHDLALITQLRHRMLRLSDGRLVADEGAQ